DNA from Mycobacterium bourgelatii:
CACGCTGTTTTGCGGACTGGCGTCGGACATTTCGGTGACGTTGTGGTCGACGACGAATCCGGTGGTGCCGACGGTGATGTCGATTTGGCGCGCGCTGAGCAGGAACGACTCCAGCTGCGCGGCGGTCGCCGTCGGAACGGTCGTTGCCGTGGCGCTCGTGGTGGGCGATTGGGTCCTGGTGGCGGTGGTCGTCGTGGCGCCGACGGACCGCCCAGCATCGCTTTTGCCCAGCACTAGCCACAGCGTGGTCCCTACGACCAGCACGATCACCGCCGCGACCGCGCCCACGATGAGCCACGGGCCGCGCCTGGACTTCTGGGCTGGGGGAGAGTGCCAGGGCGGCGGCGCGGGCGTCCAGGGGCCGGATGGCATTGGACCCGACGGCATTGGACCCGACGGAATCGGAGCCGACGGCATTGGGCCAGACTGCATCGGGCTGGACGGCATCGGACCCGACTGCGGTCGCGGCGCGAATTGCTCGCTGTCCGCGATGATGGTGGTGGCACGGTCGCGGTCGGGCGCGCTGAGGGCCTCCTGAGCGGCACGCGCCAGTTCTCCTGCGGTCGCGTAGCGCTGGCTGGGGTCCTTGGCCATGCCGCGGGCGATGACCTCGTCGAAGGCCGTCGGGATGCCTTGTCGTTGCAGGCTGGGCCGCGGGATCGGCTTGTTGAGATGTGCGCCGACCAGCGTGCTCAGATTCTGGCTTGGGTAAGGCGGTGTGCCGGTGAGGCATTCGTACAGCACGCACGCCAGGCCGTAGATGTCGGAGCGGTACGTGACTTCGTCATCGCCGAACCGTTCGGGCGCCATGTAGCTCCAGCTGCCCACGGCGTGACCGGTCTTGGTGAGGTGTTGATCGGTGGCCGCCGCGGCGATGCCGAAGTCGACGAGGTACGCGAAGTCGTTGCCGGTGATCAGAATGTTCTCCGGCTTGATGTCGCGGTGGACGACCCCGGCGGCGTGGGCGGCGTCGAGCGCCTCGGCGATCTGGCTGATGATGGCAACCGCGCGGGGTGGGGCCAACGTTTCCTCGCGACGCAACAACGCGCTCAGATCCGTGCCTTCGATGAAGCGCATGTCGATGAAGAGTTGGCCGTCGATTTCACCGAAGTCGTGGATGGGCACGACGTGTGGTTCCTGCAGGCGGCCGGCGGTGTGCGCCTCGCGTCGCATGCGGCGCCGGAATGCCTCGTCGGAGTTCAACTCCTGGGACATGAGTTTGAGGGCGACGTTGCGGTCCTTGACGGTGTCATGCGCCTCGTAGACCTCGCCCATCCCGCCGCGTCCCAGTAGCCGCAACAAGCGGTAGGGCCCGAACTGGGTGCCGGCCCGCGAGGTCGGCACCGTGTCACTCATCGGTGCGCATGGCCTCGCGGATCTGCGCCAGACG
Protein-coding regions in this window:
- a CDS encoding serine/threonine-protein kinase PknH/PknJ, with protein sequence MSDTVPTSRAGTQFGPYRLLRLLGRGGMGEVYEAHDTVKDRNVALKLMSQELNSDEAFRRRMRREAHTAGRLQEPHVVPIHDFGEIDGQLFIDMRFIEGTDLSALLRREETLAPPRAVAIISQIAEALDAAHAAGVVHRDIKPENILITGNDFAYLVDFGIAAAATDQHLTKTGHAVGSWSYMAPERFGDDEVTYRSDIYGLACVLYECLTGTPPYPSQNLSTLVGAHLNKPIPRPSLQRQGIPTAFDEVIARGMAKDPSQRYATAGELARAAQEALSAPDRDRATTIIADSEQFAPRPQSGPMPSSPMQSGPMPSAPIPSGPMPSGPMPSGPWTPAPPPWHSPPAQKSRRGPWLIVGAVAAVIVLVVGTTLWLVLGKSDAGRSVGATTTTATRTQSPTTSATATTVPTATAAQLESFLLSARQIDITVGTTGFVVDHNVTEMSDASPQNSVSDEKCLGALIGFQTPTYKSSGYTGTFAQLLKVPNSDPGQVVVQGAVLFTSADQANAFVAAQAEFWRYCAGKTVTQVNNGKSTTWTFRELSGNPPNIALQRTLANSPVVCQHNLAAVSNVVFDVNVCGPDTINQARLIANQMATKVPR